The Halobacterium litoreum genome includes a region encoding these proteins:
- a CDS encoding tyrosine-type recombinase/integrase, whose protein sequence is MSDLKPIAPAEAKAQYLEAIRTEKAESTVQTREYQLRHFVRWCGEEDIENMNTLDGRDLMNYRKWRREDGDLNNVTLRSQMSNIRHFIDFCGRIDAVPSNLHEKVLLPSLDKYENRRDESLSAERARSILDFLERFEYASRDHVAFLVLWKTGMRTGGLRALDVEDYYPRKGALELVHRPDTGTPLKNKEAGERMIALGDAECEVIDDYLERKRENATDEHGRDPLITTKNGRMGKVTIRRTAYRLTRPCIYAGECPHDKDPMDCEARTDYDKASQCPDAVSAHPIRRGSITHHLDNDVPKVAVSDRMDVSPDVIDAHYDAASKEGKMNRRREYVEDI, encoded by the coding sequence ATGTCGGACCTAAAGCCCATAGCGCCAGCAGAAGCGAAAGCCCAGTACCTTGAAGCAATCCGTACCGAGAAGGCCGAGAGTACGGTTCAAACCCGCGAGTACCAACTACGCCACTTCGTGCGGTGGTGCGGAGAGGAGGACATCGAGAACATGAACACCCTCGATGGCCGCGACTTGATGAACTATCGCAAGTGGCGGCGCGAGGACGGGGACTTGAATAACGTCACGCTCCGCTCGCAGATGTCCAACATCCGCCACTTCATCGACTTTTGCGGGCGGATTGATGCAGTCCCCTCGAACCTTCACGAGAAGGTCCTACTCCCGTCCCTCGATAAGTACGAGAATCGGCGGGATGAATCCCTCTCCGCCGAACGCGCCCGTTCCATCCTCGATTTCCTCGAACGGTTCGAGTACGCTTCACGCGACCACGTGGCGTTCCTCGTACTCTGGAAAACGGGGATGCGGACGGGCGGCCTCCGCGCCCTCGATGTTGAGGACTACTATCCACGGAAAGGAGCGTTAGAGTTGGTTCATCGGCCCGATACGGGGACCCCGCTCAAGAATAAGGAGGCGGGGGAGCGCATGATTGCCTTGGGTGATGCGGAGTGCGAGGTGATAGATGACTACCTCGAACGCAAGCGGGAGAACGCGACCGATGAGCATGGCCGCGACCCCCTCATCACGACCAAGAACGGACGGATGGGGAAGGTCACGATTCGGCGGACTGCATACCGCCTCACGCGGCCCTGCATCTACGCAGGGGAGTGCCCCCACGATAAGGACCCGATGGACTGCGAGGCGCGGACGGACTACGATAAGGCCTCTCAGTGCCCCGATGCGGTGAGCGCACACCCTATCCGTCGTGGGTCAATCACGCATCACCTGGATAACGACGTTCCGAAGGTCGCGGTGAGCGACCGCATGGACGTGTCCCCCGACGTGATTGATGCGCACTACGATGCCGCCTCAAAGGAGGGTAAAATGAACCGCCGTCGGGAGTACGTGGAGGACATCTAA
- a CDS encoding transcription initiation factor IIB, protein MKRQHNPHNRMGSPLTRSRHDRGLSTEIGRSTRLKGRKRRKFARLRRQHKRANISSKAERNQVYGFTEIRRLVGALGLPRSVRDQACALFDSAQSEDLLRGRTIEGFAAAAVYAVCRTNGLSRTLAEVEAVARGDEAELSAAYDAMNRDLGLPTGPIDPRDYLPRYADELDLPTDVERRARELVETAEDRNLVSGKNPSGVAAACLYTAADAADVPVTQADAAAVADVTPVTLRSTYYDLQD, encoded by the coding sequence ATGAAGCGGCAACATAACCCGCATAACCGCATGGGTTCGCCGCTCACTCGCTCCCGACACGACCGCGGCCTCTCCACGGAAATCGGTCGCTCCACCCGGCTGAAGGGACGCAAGCGACGGAAGTTCGCGCGCCTCCGCCGCCAGCACAAGCGCGCGAACATCTCCTCGAAGGCGGAACGGAATCAGGTGTACGGCTTCACCGAGATTCGGCGCCTCGTCGGCGCGCTCGGCCTCCCGCGGAGCGTGCGCGACCAGGCCTGCGCGCTGTTCGACTCCGCGCAGAGCGAGGACCTGCTCCGCGGGCGCACCATCGAGGGGTTCGCCGCCGCCGCCGTCTACGCCGTCTGCCGGACGAACGGTCTCTCCCGCACGCTCGCCGAAGTCGAAGCCGTCGCGCGCGGCGACGAAGCCGAACTCTCGGCCGCCTACGACGCGATGAACCGCGACCTCGGCCTGCCGACCGGCCCCATCGACCCCCGCGACTACCTCCCGCGGTACGCCGACGAACTCGACCTCCCGACCGACGTGGAACGGCGCGCCCGCGAACTCGTCGAGACCGCCGAGGACCGCAACCTCGTCTCCGGGAAGAACCCCAGCGGCGTCGCCGCCGCCTGCCTCTACACCGCCGCCGACGCCGCCGACGTGCCTGTCACGCAGGCCGATGCGGCCGCCGTCGCCGACGTGACGCCGGTGACGCTGCGCTCGACGTACTACGACTTGCAGGACTGA
- a CDS encoding MinD/ParA family ATP-binding protein — MILAVCGGKGGVGKTTVSLSLAGELGAVLVDADLGMADVPAGRGPDLHDVLAGRASAVEAVRETGAVRILPCGRTLAGAREGDPRRLVGALREAADAYGDVVVDCPAGLSADVGLPLLAADAAVVVTTPDRAALADALRARSLAVELDAGLAAVVFNRASDAADAVADALGAPVVSVPESEALAATLETGRPVREAAPETAAAEQVARLAGRVQSCKS, encoded by the coding sequence GTGATTCTCGCGGTCTGCGGCGGGAAGGGCGGCGTCGGAAAGACGACGGTGTCGCTGAGCCTCGCGGGCGAACTCGGCGCCGTGCTCGTGGACGCCGACCTCGGAATGGCGGACGTGCCGGCGGGCCGCGGCCCGGACCTCCACGACGTGCTCGCTGGTCGCGCGAGCGCAGTCGAAGCCGTCCGCGAGACCGGTGCGGTGCGAATCCTCCCGTGCGGGCGGACGCTCGCCGGCGCCCGCGAGGGCGACCCGCGACGCCTCGTCGGTGCGCTCCGCGAGGCCGCCGACGCCTACGGCGACGTCGTCGTCGACTGTCCGGCGGGCCTGAGCGCTGACGTGGGCCTCCCCCTGCTGGCGGCGGACGCTGCGGTGGTTGTGACGACGCCGGACCGCGCGGCGCTCGCCGACGCGCTGCGGGCGCGGTCGCTCGCGGTCGAACTGGACGCGGGGCTGGCGGCGGTGGTGTTCAATCGCGCGAGCGACGCCGCGGACGCCGTGGCGGACGCGCTCGGCGCGCCGGTGGTCTCGGTGCCCGAGTCCGAGGCGCTGGCGGCGACGCTGGAGACCGGGCGGCCGGTTCGGGAAGCGGCGCCGGAGACGGCGGCGGCAGAACAGGTCGCTCGGCTCGCGGGTCGCGTTCAGTCCTGCAAGTCGTAG
- a CDS encoding DUF7857 domain-containing protein — protein MRLETEVYRRDGVTLVAVLVHNDDDHPVRVRVANRCAGAVWPPREGDLPAPGWDDGGWEGVVEPGGRRALGYATPGAPGSPPAEVAWTERAADGVPTTAEAVADLGDPRPPRDAVTPPAEAVPEETRAWLSGVSERATDGDATDADRESVAALAARATRLREAVDE, from the coding sequence ATGCGACTGGAGACGGAGGTCTACCGACGGGACGGCGTGACACTCGTCGCAGTGCTCGTCCACAACGACGACGACCACCCGGTCCGGGTGCGCGTCGCGAACCGGTGTGCTGGCGCGGTGTGGCCCCCGAGGGAGGGCGACCTGCCCGCGCCGGGGTGGGACGACGGCGGCTGGGAAGGGGTCGTCGAACCGGGCGGCCGCCGCGCGCTCGGGTACGCGACGCCCGGCGCGCCGGGGTCGCCTCCTGCCGAGGTTGCGTGGACGGAGCGCGCCGCCGACGGCGTGCCGACGACCGCCGAAGCCGTCGCCGACCTCGGCGACCCGCGTCCGCCCCGCGACGCGGTGACGCCGCCCGCCGAAGCGGTCCCCGAGGAGACGCGAGCGTGGCTGTCGGGCGTCTCCGAGCGCGCGACGGACGGCGACGCGACGGACGCCGACCGGGAGAGCGTGGCGGCGCTCGCGGCGCGCGCGACTCGGCTCCGGGAGGCGGTCGACGAGTGA
- a CDS encoding DUF7856 family protein — MRVAFGAVDATGQSFDLRNTGVDAGTVLEAVRDPSDDRVVGAPPRAVHERVGFLHRGVSVRVPAAVADAARSRGARTEYDRGLGRVEAELAALDAPSVDLEAARERVADAAADVDALREQVARASGRVEAARDAGRDASGAEEALRAVNRELADAETDHHAALEALAAARDRARSARDTRERRLALEDRRENLRRDARRALVDEYGESFRRALRALPVPGSPAAPREFDGPDVAAACAVARLARPGAPLVVAGDVFGDASRARAALDAPVLLVEV, encoded by the coding sequence ATGAGAGTCGCGTTCGGGGCCGTCGACGCGACCGGCCAGTCCTTCGACCTGCGGAACACGGGGGTCGACGCCGGAACAGTTCTGGAAGCCGTCCGCGACCCGAGCGACGACCGCGTGGTGGGCGCGCCGCCCCGGGCCGTCCACGAGCGCGTCGGCTTCCTCCACCGCGGCGTCTCGGTTCGCGTCCCGGCGGCCGTCGCGGACGCCGCGCGGAGCAGGGGCGCGCGCACCGAGTACGACCGCGGTTTGGGGCGCGTGGAAGCAGAACTTGCGGCCCTCGACGCGCCGAGCGTGGACCTCGAAGCGGCGCGAGAGCGCGTCGCGGACGCGGCGGCGGACGTGGACGCGCTCCGCGAGCAGGTGGCGCGGGCGAGCGGGCGAGTCGAGGCGGCGCGGGACGCGGGACGCGACGCGTCCGGGGCCGAGGAGGCGCTTCGGGCGGTGAACCGCGAACTCGCGGACGCCGAGACCGACCACCACGCCGCTCTGGAGGCGCTGGCCGCGGCGCGCGACCGCGCCCGGAGCGCACGCGACACTCGGGAGCGCCGCCTCGCGCTCGAAGACCGCCGGGAGAATCTGCGGCGGGACGCGCGCCGCGCGCTCGTCGACGAGTACGGCGAGTCGTTCCGCCGTGCGTTGCGCGCGCTCCCCGTTCCCGGTTCTCCCGCCGCACCACGCGAGTTCGACGGGCCGGACGTGGCGGCGGCCTGTGCCGTCGCGCGACTCGCGCGACCCGGCGCGCCACTCGTCGTCGCCGGCGACGTGTTCGGCGACGCGTCCAGGGCGCGGGCCGCACTCGACGCGCCCGTGTTGCTGGTGGAGGTTTAA
- a CDS encoding DUF7855 family protein — MLLVVTYSRAARQSLRNVCRTHEDCVVRRFGRAALLAETEFGAFHALRLREKHADDVQVERTAPLNEFADVPDGVREAASAYENRDAASTPYAKFAAGTDHPAPDDLRDAEL; from the coding sequence GTGCTGTTGGTCGTGACGTACTCGCGGGCGGCGAGACAGAGCCTGCGGAACGTCTGTCGAACCCACGAGGACTGCGTCGTGCGTCGGTTCGGGCGCGCCGCGTTGCTCGCCGAGACGGAGTTCGGGGCGTTCCACGCGCTCCGCCTGCGGGAGAAACACGCGGACGACGTGCAAGTCGAGCGCACGGCGCCGCTCAACGAGTTCGCGGACGTGCCCGACGGCGTGCGCGAGGCGGCGAGCGCGTACGAGAACCGGGACGCCGCGAGCACGCCGTACGCGAAGTTCGCAGCGGGCACCGACCATCCGGCGCCCGACGACCTGCGCGACGCCGAGTTATGA
- a CDS encoding DUF7854 family protein has product MDRISALRNVEDALADFEDGDASLGDVEDRVLGVLRTYATEFEGDDVTAYRATGDPEVEGVVVVASSADEAEERVAARIDGAVPEFRVERAG; this is encoded by the coding sequence ATGGACCGAATTTCCGCGCTCCGGAACGTCGAGGACGCGCTCGCGGACTTCGAGGACGGCGACGCCAGCCTCGGGGACGTGGAGGACCGCGTGCTCGGCGTGCTCCGGACGTACGCGACGGAGTTCGAGGGCGACGACGTGACGGCGTACCGCGCGACCGGCGACCCGGAAGTGGAAGGCGTCGTGGTCGTCGCGTCGTCGGCAGACGAAGCCGAGGAGCGCGTGGCGGCGCGCATCGACGGTGCCGTCCCGGAGTTCCGCGTCGAGCGCGCCGGTTGA
- a CDS encoding LAGLIDADG family homing endonuclease, whose amino-acid sequence MAQAANQELVDRFEEFYRRYYSDDVAELARQYPRESKSLDLDWRDLYQMDPDLADDFINHPDQLTEAAEEALRLYDLPVDVSLGQAHVRVHGLEESTEIRDIRAEHLNTLIGVQGMVRKATDVMPKIQSAVFVCQRCGAETEVPQGDAGFQEPYQCESCERQGPFKLDPERSEFVDSQKLRIQESPEGLAGGETPQSIDIHIEDDITGEVSPGDHITATGVLRLDQSEESTESPVFDLYMEGSSIVVEDEEFEEMDITEEDKQKIVEISEREDIYEQMVDSMAPAIYGHRQAKLAMMLQLFSGVTKHLPDESRIRGDLHMLLIGDPGTGKCVDGDTRVTLADGTERPIRDIVEENLDDPNPVDDGVYDEVDIALPSMGEDGTLTERRATKVWKREAPETMYRIRTSSGRELEVTPSHPLFVQRDGGVTARRAETLDSGEFVATPRTLDTRGDDTLNVEYRQSESWNAVSLDLPDEWTTSLARLVGYIIAEGHAVLRENNTGDVRVTNQDEEILNDVADALDELGLNYTVDGPRTGTSAKRVRCNSGEFASFLANLEPAILERSAEQRVPDAIRRATVETKRAFLRAYVDSEGHVSATQREITVASMSRELLDGVRTLLLAFDITASIESRENGSYRLRIGGDDFERYVEQVGFVTERKSTASHAFDGQSSNTNVDVVPGIGAELHRVRETLELSQSDCGVPRTTYQHYERGDRNPSRDSLRQVVDAFENRVAWLRDAKQSVESGDWSDVTSIRNELNVSQSALASEMGVEQTAVSYYERNDVVPDGGKVMAAQSGLKAHIDEALTAELAVERLRELVGNDVSWDRIESIEAVEPAEEWVYDLEVEDTHTYLSNGVVSHNSQLISYVQHIAPRSVYTSGKGSSSAGLTAAAVRDDFGDGQQWTLEAGALVLADQGVAAVDELDKMAADDRSAMHEALEQQKISVSKAGINATLKARCSLLGAANPKYGRFDQYEPIGEQIDLEPALISRFDLIFTVTDEPDPEEDAQLAQHILQTNYAGELNTQNERLANANHGEDEIAEQTEDVAPAIEAPLLRKYIAYARRNCFPTMTPEAKQAIEDFYVDLRSKGQGEDSAIPVTARQLEAIVRLAEASARLRLSDTVEEEDAERVITIVRSCLQDIGVDPETGEYDADMIETGTTKTQRDRIKNVKALIKDIEDDFDEGAPIEEVLDRAEEVGMDAQKAEHEIEKLKEKGELYQPNKDHLRSI is encoded by the coding sequence ATGGCGCAGGCCGCAAATCAGGAGCTCGTCGACCGATTCGAGGAGTTCTACCGCCGGTACTACAGCGACGACGTCGCGGAACTCGCGCGCCAGTACCCGCGGGAGTCGAAGTCCCTCGACCTCGACTGGCGGGACCTCTACCAGATGGACCCGGACCTCGCCGACGACTTCATCAACCACCCCGACCAGCTCACCGAGGCCGCCGAGGAGGCGCTCCGCCTCTACGACCTCCCGGTGGACGTGAGCCTCGGGCAAGCCCACGTTCGCGTCCACGGCTTGGAGGAGTCGACCGAGATTCGGGACATCCGCGCGGAACACCTGAACACGCTCATCGGCGTGCAGGGGATGGTGCGGAAGGCGACGGACGTGATGCCGAAGATTCAGTCCGCGGTGTTCGTCTGCCAGCGCTGCGGCGCGGAGACCGAAGTCCCGCAGGGCGACGCGGGCTTCCAGGAGCCCTACCAGTGCGAGTCCTGCGAGCGACAGGGGCCGTTCAAACTCGACCCCGAGCGCTCGGAGTTCGTGGACTCCCAGAAACTCCGGATTCAGGAGTCCCCTGAGGGGCTCGCGGGCGGCGAGACGCCCCAGAGCATCGACATCCACATCGAGGACGACATCACGGGCGAAGTGAGCCCCGGCGACCACATCACCGCGACGGGCGTGCTCCGCCTCGACCAGAGCGAGGAGAGCACCGAGTCCCCCGTCTTCGACCTCTACATGGAGGGCTCCTCCATCGTCGTGGAGGACGAGGAGTTCGAGGAGATGGACATCACCGAGGAGGACAAGCAGAAAATCGTCGAAATCTCCGAGCGCGAGGACATCTACGAGCAGATGGTGGACTCCATGGCGCCCGCCATCTACGGCCACCGGCAGGCCAAGCTCGCGATGATGCTCCAGTTGTTCTCCGGCGTCACCAAACACCTCCCGGACGAGTCCCGCATCCGCGGCGACCTCCACATGCTCTTGATAGGTGATCCGGGTACGGGGAAGTGCGTCGACGGGGACACCCGTGTCACACTCGCGGACGGCACGGAGCGACCGATTCGAGACATCGTTGAGGAGAACCTTGACGACCCGAATCCCGTCGACGACGGCGTCTACGACGAGGTCGACATAGCGCTCCCGTCGATGGGCGAGGACGGCACGCTCACCGAGCGACGAGCGACAAAAGTGTGGAAACGCGAGGCGCCCGAGACGATGTACCGGATTCGCACGTCGAGCGGACGCGAACTCGAAGTGACGCCGAGCCATCCATTGTTCGTTCAACGCGACGGAGGCGTCACCGCCCGGCGTGCAGAGACACTCGACAGCGGCGAGTTCGTCGCGACACCGCGGACCCTCGACACTCGCGGTGACGACACCCTGAACGTCGAATACCGCCAATCCGAGTCGTGGAACGCAGTCTCGCTTGACCTCCCCGACGAGTGGACCACGTCGCTCGCGCGTCTCGTCGGGTACATCATCGCCGAAGGGCACGCCGTCCTCCGTGAGAACAACACCGGAGACGTTCGAGTAACGAACCAGGACGAGGAGATACTCAACGACGTCGCCGACGCGTTGGACGAACTCGGGCTCAACTACACCGTCGACGGTCCGCGAACCGGGACGTCCGCGAAGCGCGTTCGGTGTAACTCGGGCGAGTTCGCGAGTTTCCTCGCGAATCTCGAACCAGCGATTCTCGAACGGTCGGCGGAGCAACGCGTCCCTGACGCGATTCGCCGCGCGACGGTGGAGACGAAGCGAGCGTTCCTCCGGGCGTACGTCGACAGCGAGGGCCACGTCTCGGCGACACAGCGCGAGATTACGGTCGCCTCGATGAGTCGCGAACTCCTCGACGGCGTCCGTACGCTGTTGCTCGCGTTCGACATCACTGCGAGCATCGAATCCCGAGAAAACGGGAGTTACCGACTCCGAATCGGGGGTGACGACTTCGAACGGTACGTCGAACAGGTCGGGTTCGTTACCGAGCGAAAATCGACGGCGTCCCACGCGTTCGACGGCCAATCGTCGAACACGAACGTCGATGTCGTTCCCGGAATCGGGGCGGAACTTCATCGCGTCCGCGAGACGCTCGAACTCTCGCAGTCCGACTGCGGCGTCCCGAGGACTACGTACCAGCACTACGAGCGCGGCGACCGGAACCCGAGTCGAGACAGTCTCCGACAGGTCGTCGACGCATTCGAGAACCGCGTCGCGTGGCTCCGCGACGCGAAACAGAGCGTCGAGTCGGGAGATTGGAGCGACGTCACGTCGATTCGGAACGAATTGAACGTCTCGCAGTCAGCACTCGCGAGCGAGATGGGTGTCGAACAAACCGCGGTGAGTTACTACGAGCGAAACGACGTCGTTCCGGACGGCGGGAAGGTGATGGCGGCACAGAGTGGCCTCAAAGCGCACATCGACGAGGCACTCACCGCCGAGTTGGCCGTCGAACGCCTCCGCGAACTCGTCGGGAACGACGTTTCGTGGGACCGCATCGAGTCCATCGAGGCCGTGGAGCCCGCCGAAGAGTGGGTTTACGACCTCGAAGTCGAGGACACGCACACCTATCTCTCGAACGGTGTCGTCTCGCACAACTCCCAACTCATATCGTACGTCCAACATATAGCGCCGCGCTCCGTCTACACCTCCGGGAAGGGGTCGTCCTCGGCCGGTTTGACGGCGGCGGCTGTCAGAGACGACTTCGGCGACGGCCAGCAGTGGACGCTCGAAGCGGGCGCGCTCGTGCTCGCGGACCAGGGCGTCGCGGCGGTGGACGAACTGGACAAGATGGCGGCCGACGACCGGTCGGCGATGCACGAGGCCCTCGAACAGCAGAAGATTTCGGTGTCGAAGGCCGGCATCAACGCCACCCTCAAAGCGCGGTGTTCGCTGCTCGGGGCGGCGAACCCGAAGTACGGCCGGTTCGACCAGTACGAGCCCATCGGCGAGCAGATCGACCTGGAGCCGGCGCTCATCTCGCGGTTCGACCTCATCTTCACGGTGACCGACGAGCCGGACCCCGAGGAGGACGCCCAGCTCGCCCAGCACATCCTCCAGACGAACTACGCGGGCGAACTGAACACGCAAAACGAGCGGCTGGCGAACGCGAACCACGGCGAGGACGAAATCGCCGAGCAGACCGAGGACGTGGCGCCGGCCATCGAGGCGCCGCTGTTGCGGAAGTACATCGCGTACGCTCGCCGGAACTGCTTCCCGACGATGACGCCGGAGGCCAAGCAGGCCATCGAGGACTTCTACGTCGACCTCCGGTCGAAGGGGCAGGGCGAGGACTCGGCGATTCCGGTGACGGCGCGGCAACTGGAGGCCATCGTTCGGCTGGCGGAGGCGTCGGCGCGTCTGCGCCTCTCGGACACCGTCGAGGAGGAAGACGCGGAGCGCGTCATCACCATCGTGCGGTCGTGCCTGCAGGACATCGGCGTCGACCCGGAGACGGGCGAGTACGACGCCGACATGATAGAGACGGGGACGACGAAGACCCAGCGCGACCGAATCAAGAACGTCAAAGCCCTCATCAAGGACATCGAGGACGACTTCGACGAGGGCGCGCCCATCGAGGAGGTGCTCGACAGGGCCGAGGAGGTCGGAATGGACGCCCAGAAGGCCGAACACGAGATCGAGAAACTCAAGGAGAAGGGCGAACTCTACCAGCCGAACAAGGACCACCTCCGGAGCATCTGA
- a CDS encoding DUF7522 family protein — protein sequence MTDDEALVEFVRDAAADRLRGVVRYHEDDYRFLYEREDAGWGPSETADVERFVDQFRHAELDEVERTHLLNVGNHHATVRLYDGAVVIHFPQGEGVGTLVSLDPEAASDLATFVSSCLGHLYRDSPQVVENAPDW from the coding sequence ATGACCGACGACGAAGCCCTGGTGGAGTTCGTTCGCGACGCGGCCGCCGACCGACTCCGCGGCGTAGTGCGGTACCACGAGGACGACTACCGGTTCCTCTACGAACGCGAGGACGCCGGATGGGGGCCCAGCGAAACGGCCGACGTGGAGCGGTTCGTCGACCAGTTCCGGCACGCCGAACTCGACGAGGTCGAGCGTACGCACCTCCTGAACGTCGGGAACCACCACGCCACCGTCCGCCTGTACGACGGCGCCGTCGTCATTCACTTCCCGCAGGGCGAGGGCGTCGGGACGCTCGTGAGTCTCGACCCCGAGGCGGCGTCCGACCTCGCGACGTTCGTGTCGTCGTGTCTCGGCCACCTCTACCGGGACTCCCCGCAGGTCGTCGAGAACGCGCCCGACTGGTGA
- a CDS encoding DUF7526 family protein: MTETLRAEVVHVVPPDELDDVDLQPELRDLADDRYVVVCRKGGSPSWVERLVAFLRRRPIEAVTVVTDRDYAEGAEFTATVEATDIAGVYEAVATDA; this comes from the coding sequence GTGACCGAGACGCTGCGCGCCGAAGTCGTCCACGTCGTCCCGCCCGACGAACTCGACGACGTCGACCTCCAGCCCGAACTCCGCGACCTCGCCGACGACCGGTACGTCGTCGTCTGCCGGAAGGGCGGGTCGCCGTCGTGGGTCGAGCGACTCGTCGCGTTCCTCCGCCGGCGCCCCATCGAAGCCGTGACCGTCGTCACGGACCGCGACTACGCCGAGGGCGCGGAGTTCACCGCCACCGTCGAAGCGACCGACATCGCCGGCGTCTACGAGGCCGTCGCGACGGACGCCTGA
- a CDS encoding archaellin/type IV pilin N-terminal domain-containing protein: MPPLHEDERATSPVVGAVLLLVVTVLVGAAVGAGVFLNKDTVNADVEIAVTGEEATVLWTEEGSATHLVVSTGNSLSNATIDSVNGTVRVPGDVGQASANTKIIVRAVNNETRRIIEERTVDLSDR, translated from the coding sequence ATGCCACCGCTCCACGAGGACGAACGCGCCACGTCGCCCGTCGTGGGCGCCGTGTTGCTCCTCGTCGTCACTGTTCTCGTCGGGGCCGCGGTAGGCGCGGGCGTGTTCCTGAACAAGGACACGGTGAACGCGGACGTGGAAATCGCCGTGACGGGCGAAGAAGCGACCGTGCTGTGGACGGAGGAGGGGTCGGCCACCCACCTCGTGGTGTCCACCGGGAACTCGCTCAGCAACGCGACCATCGATTCGGTGAACGGCACCGTCAGGGTACCCGGCGACGTGGGGCAGGCGTCGGCGAACACGAAGATAATCGTGCGCGCCGTGAACAACGAGACGCGACGCATCATCGAGGAGCGGACCGTCGACCTCTCAGACCGGTAG
- a CDS encoding cupredoxin domain-containing protein gives MNRRRFLAASGVALSTAAAGCLSSPGSAGDDAPACPQSVPRFERADYDGDVRVVCDAASDDAPTDESALAPTPRTTAFGGDAVTFEFANRRDEHYNIDPHAWTMQKRVDGEWRLAVPTRSSMGESSSLAPGTTYTWALSFPSQGSSEDLPLDAVSGDSTATIRGLTPGMYAFHVWGSYGDAGGHPAGNEPIVAYAAQFSLEDA, from the coding sequence GTGAACCGCCGCCGATTCCTCGCCGCCAGCGGAGTCGCCCTCTCTACCGCCGCGGCCGGCTGTCTGTCCAGTCCCGGGTCCGCTGGCGACGACGCGCCAGCGTGCCCGCAGTCGGTGCCGCGCTTCGAACGCGCCGACTACGACGGCGACGTGCGCGTCGTCTGTGACGCCGCGAGCGACGACGCGCCGACCGACGAGAGCGCACTCGCGCCGACGCCGCGAACGACGGCATTCGGGGGCGACGCCGTCACCTTCGAGTTCGCGAACCGCCGCGACGAACACTACAACATCGACCCGCACGCGTGGACGATGCAGAAGCGCGTCGACGGCGAGTGGCGTCTCGCCGTCCCCACGCGCTCCTCGATGGGCGAGTCGTCGTCGCTCGCGCCCGGCACCACGTACACGTGGGCGCTCTCGTTCCCCTCGCAGGGGTCGTCCGAGGACCTGCCACTCGACGCCGTGTCGGGGGACTCGACGGCCACCATCCGTGGCCTCACGCCGGGGATGTACGCGTTCCACGTCTGGGGGTCGTACGGCGACGCTGGCGGCCACCCCGCCGGCAACGAACCAATCGTCGCGTACGCCGCGCAGTTCTCGCTCGAAGACGCGTAG